Proteins from a single region of Bombus pascuorum chromosome 5, iyBomPasc1.1, whole genome shotgun sequence:
- the LOC132907293 gene encoding putative RNA-binding protein Luc7-like 1 isoform X3: MDLGECPQIHDLALRADYEAAQKKKDHFYDIDAMEHLQNFIADCDRRTEQAKQRLAETQEELSAEVAAKANNVHVLAEEIGKKLAKAEQLGEEGFVEESMKLMGEIDELRKKKNEAEQEYRNSMPASSYQQQKLRVCEVCSAYLGIHDNDRRLADHFGGKLHLGFIKIREKLAELQKTVEERRKEKRESLLDRRRDRDRDDRDRDRDSRRGGLGYRDKDRDRDRDRDRDRDRDRDRERDRDRDRDRDRDRDRERRDRDRRKSRSRSRSRGKRSKRSRSSSRSRRSRSRRSGSNDRKR; this comes from the exons ATGGACCTGGGAGAATGCCCCCAGATTCACGACTTGGCCTTACGGGCTGACTATGAAGCTgcacaaaagaaaaaggaccATTTCTACGACATTGAT GCTATGgaacatttacaaaattttatcgcCGATTGCGATCGTCGTACAGAACAAGCAAAACAACGACTCGCGGAAACGCAGGAAGAGCTTAGCGCCGAAGTGGCAGCGAAAGCAAATAACGTTCACGTACTCGCGGAAGAAATCGGCAAAAAATTGGCAAAAGCTGAGCAACTTGGCGAAGAAGGCTTTGTCGAAGAATCGATGAAACTTATGGGTGAGATTGACGAAttacgaaagaagaagaacgaggCTGAACAAGAATATCGGAACAGTATGCCAGCATCTAGCTATCAACAACAAAAGCTAAGAGTCTGCGAAGTTTGCAGTGCATATCTTGGAATTCATGATAACGATCGACGATTAGCGGATCATTTCGGTGGCAAATTACATCTGGGCTTCATCAAGATCCGCGAGAAATTGGCAGAGCTTCAAAAAACTGTGGAAGAAAGacgtaaagaaaaaagagaatcgTTGTTAGACAGACGCAGAGACAGAGATAGAGATGACCGCGACAGAGATCGAGACAGTCGACGTGGAGGATTGGGTTATAGAGACAAAGATCGAGATCGTGATCGTGATCGAGATCGTGATCGTGACCGCGACAGAGACCGTGAGCGCGATCGTGATCGTGATCGTGATCGTGACAGAGATCGAGATCGAGAACGTAGAGATAGAGATAGGAGAAAGTCACGCTCACGAAGTCGCAGTCGTGGAAAAAG ATCGAAACGTTCACGGAGTAGTAGCCGTAGCCGTCGATCCCGTTCTCGTCGTAGTGGGTCCAATGATCGGAAAAGATAA
- the LOC132907290 gene encoding protein pellino isoform X1, giving the protein MPVTKRIPCPSRSDGGSSESPLLVEEGETVGAPHSPRSKHNHNHTHANPHRSHSYRHEKPKQLIKYGELVILGYNGFLPPGDRGRRRSKFILFKRPVPNGVKRSKHYIVKTPHSSQAILNTKQHSISYTLSRTQAVIVEYTEDEGTDMFQVGRSSESPIDFVVMDTCASGSDASNEGRVAQSTISRFACRILADRSDPRIARIYAAGFDSSRNIFLGEKATKWQENREIDGLTTNGVLIMHPRGQFCGGEAQCGFWREVSVGGGVFSLRESRSAQQKGNVVEDENNILQDGTLIDLCGATLLWRSAEGLAKSPTKHNLEELVDAINAGRPQCPVGLNTLVIPRKAAADSAQQQPYVYLKCGHVQGLHDWGQEKDTATRRCPMCLVAGSVVKLSMGIEPAFYVDCGPPTYAFRPCGHMATEKTVKYWEKIAIPHGINGYIAICPFCAVPLEGTPGYVKLIFQDNVD; this is encoded by the exons ATGCCAGTAACTAAACGTATTCCATGCCCTTCGCG aTCTGACGGTGGTAGCAGTGAAAGTCCATTACTTGTGGAAGAAGGAGAAACAGTTGGCGCACCTCACAGTCCACGCAGCAAACATAATCACAATCACACACATGCTAATCCTCATAGGTCCCACAGTTACCGCCATGAAAAACCAAAACAGCTGATAAAATATGGAGAATTAGTTATTCTTGG tTACAATGGATTCCTTCCACCAGGGGATagaggaaggagaagaagTAAGTTCATTTTGTTTAAAAGACCTGTACCAAATGGCGTGAAACGCAGTAAACATTACATCGTTAAAACACCTCATAGTTCACAAGCTATTCTTAATACAAAACAACATTCGATATCGTATACTCTTTCTCGAACACAAGCCGTTATCGTGGAGTATACCGAAGATGAAGGAACTGATATGTTTCAG gtTGGACGTTCTTCCGAATCTCCTATCGACTTTGTTGTTATGGACACATGTGCAAGCGGTAGTGACGCTTCGAACGAAGGACGCGTTGCTCAAAGTACAATTAGCAGGTTTGCCTGTCGAATTCTCGCCGATCGATCGGATCCTAGAATCGCTAGAATATATGCTGCAGGTTTTGATAGTtcaagaaatatctttttaggG GAAAAAGCAACAAAGTGGCAAGAAAATCGTGAAATTGATGGGCTCACAACAAATGGCGTTTTAATAATGCATCCGCGGGGTCAGTTTTGTGGTGGTGAAGCACAATGTGGTTTTTGGAGAGAAGTCAGCGTAGGTGGAGGAGTTTTTTCGTTAAGGGAAAGTCGAAGTGCCCAACAAAAAGGAAATGTCGTAGAAGATGAGAACAATATTCTGCAAGATGGAACTTTGATCGACCTTTGCGGTGCCACGTTACTTTGGAGATCGGCGGAAGGTCTGGCAAAGTCACCA ACAAAGCATAATTTAGAAGAACTAGTTGATGCTATAAATGCCGGAAGACCACAATGCCCCGTTGGTTTAAATACATTAGTTATACCACGTAAAGCAGCTGCAGATTCAGCACAACAGCAACCATATGTCTATTTGAAATGTGGACATGTACAAGGTCTCCATGATTGGGGTCAAGAAAAAGACACAGCCACTAGAAGATGTCCAATGTGTCTAGTAGCCGGTTCAGTAGTTAAACTTTCTATGGGAATAGAACCTGCATTTTATGTGGATTGTGGCCCGCCTACTTATGCATTTAGGCCTTGTGGACATATGGCTACAGAAAAAACTGTCAA ATATTGGGAGAAAATTGCAATTCCACATGGTATAAATGGTTATATCGCAATTTGTCCGTTTTGCGCAGTCCCTCTTGAAGGAACACCAGGATATGTAAAACTGATTTTCCAAGATAATGTAGATTGA
- the LOC132907293 gene encoding putative RNA-binding protein Luc7-like 1 isoform X2, translated as MICKSQRMDLGECPQIHDLALRADYEAAQKKKDHFYDIDAMEHLQNFIADCDRRTEQAKQRLAETQEELSAEVAAKANNVHVLAEEIGKKLAKAEQLGEEGFVEESMKLMGEIDELRKKKNEAEQEYRNSMPASSYQQQKLRVCEVCSAYLGIHDNDRRLADHFGGKLHLGFIKIREKLAELQKTVEERRKEKRESLLDRRRDRDRDDRDRDRDSRRGGLGYRDKDRDRDRDRDRDRDRDRDRERDRDRDRDRDRDRDRERRDRDRRKSRSRSRSRGKRSKRSRSSSRSRRSRSRRSGSNDRKR; from the exons ATGATTTGTAAATCGCAGCGCATGGACCTGGGAGAATGCCCCCAGATTCACGACTTGGCCTTACGGGCTGACTATGAAGCTgcacaaaagaaaaaggaccATTTCTACGACATTGAT GCTATGgaacatttacaaaattttatcgcCGATTGCGATCGTCGTACAGAACAAGCAAAACAACGACTCGCGGAAACGCAGGAAGAGCTTAGCGCCGAAGTGGCAGCGAAAGCAAATAACGTTCACGTACTCGCGGAAGAAATCGGCAAAAAATTGGCAAAAGCTGAGCAACTTGGCGAAGAAGGCTTTGTCGAAGAATCGATGAAACTTATGGGTGAGATTGACGAAttacgaaagaagaagaacgaggCTGAACAAGAATATCGGAACAGTATGCCAGCATCTAGCTATCAACAACAAAAGCTAAGAGTCTGCGAAGTTTGCAGTGCATATCTTGGAATTCATGATAACGATCGACGATTAGCGGATCATTTCGGTGGCAAATTACATCTGGGCTTCATCAAGATCCGCGAGAAATTGGCAGAGCTTCAAAAAACTGTGGAAGAAAGacgtaaagaaaaaagagaatcgTTGTTAGACAGACGCAGAGACAGAGATAGAGATGACCGCGACAGAGATCGAGACAGTCGACGTGGAGGATTGGGTTATAGAGACAAAGATCGAGATCGTGATCGTGATCGAGATCGTGATCGTGACCGCGACAGAGACCGTGAGCGCGATCGTGATCGTGATCGTGATCGTGACAGAGATCGAGATCGAGAACGTAGAGATAGAGATAGGAGAAAGTCACGCTCACGAAGTCGCAGTCGTGGAAAAAG ATCGAAACGTTCACGGAGTAGTAGCCGTAGCCGTCGATCCCGTTCTCGTCGTAGTGGGTCCAATGATCGGAAAAGATAA
- the LOC132907293 gene encoding putative RNA-binding protein Luc7-like 2 isoform X1, protein MTAHDQMRAMLDQLMGTGRNGENNKFQVKYSDPKVCKSFLLACCPHEILSSTRMDLGECPQIHDLALRADYEAAQKKKDHFYDIDAMEHLQNFIADCDRRTEQAKQRLAETQEELSAEVAAKANNVHVLAEEIGKKLAKAEQLGEEGFVEESMKLMGEIDELRKKKNEAEQEYRNSMPASSYQQQKLRVCEVCSAYLGIHDNDRRLADHFGGKLHLGFIKIREKLAELQKTVEERRKEKRESLLDRRRDRDRDDRDRDRDSRRGGLGYRDKDRDRDRDRDRDRDRDRDRERDRDRDRDRDRDRDRERRDRDRRKSRSRSRSRGKRSKRSRSSSRSRRSRSRRSGSNDRKR, encoded by the exons ATGACTGCTCATGATCAAATGCGTGCTATGCTTGATCAGTTAATGGGAACTGGACGAAACG gagaaaataacaaatttcaagtGAAATACTCCGATCCAAAGGTCTGCAAGAGCTTTTTGCTGGCATGCTGCCCACACGAAATCCTATCATCAACA CGCATGGACCTGGGAGAATGCCCCCAGATTCACGACTTGGCCTTACGGGCTGACTATGAAGCTgcacaaaagaaaaaggaccATTTCTACGACATTGAT GCTATGgaacatttacaaaattttatcgcCGATTGCGATCGTCGTACAGAACAAGCAAAACAACGACTCGCGGAAACGCAGGAAGAGCTTAGCGCCGAAGTGGCAGCGAAAGCAAATAACGTTCACGTACTCGCGGAAGAAATCGGCAAAAAATTGGCAAAAGCTGAGCAACTTGGCGAAGAAGGCTTTGTCGAAGAATCGATGAAACTTATGGGTGAGATTGACGAAttacgaaagaagaagaacgaggCTGAACAAGAATATCGGAACAGTATGCCAGCATCTAGCTATCAACAACAAAAGCTAAGAGTCTGCGAAGTTTGCAGTGCATATCTTGGAATTCATGATAACGATCGACGATTAGCGGATCATTTCGGTGGCAAATTACATCTGGGCTTCATCAAGATCCGCGAGAAATTGGCAGAGCTTCAAAAAACTGTGGAAGAAAGacgtaaagaaaaaagagaatcgTTGTTAGACAGACGCAGAGACAGAGATAGAGATGACCGCGACAGAGATCGAGACAGTCGACGTGGAGGATTGGGTTATAGAGACAAAGATCGAGATCGTGATCGTGATCGAGATCGTGATCGTGACCGCGACAGAGACCGTGAGCGCGATCGTGATCGTGATCGTGATCGTGACAGAGATCGAGATCGAGAACGTAGAGATAGAGATAGGAGAAAGTCACGCTCACGAAGTCGCAGTCGTGGAAAAAG ATCGAAACGTTCACGGAGTAGTAGCCGTAGCCGTCGATCCCGTTCTCGTCGTAGTGGGTCCAATGATCGGAAAAGATAA
- the LOC132907290 gene encoding protein pellino isoform X2 produces the protein MVIRSDGGSSESPLLVEEGETVGAPHSPRSKHNHNHTHANPHRSHSYRHEKPKQLIKYGELVILGYNGFLPPGDRGRRRSKFILFKRPVPNGVKRSKHYIVKTPHSSQAILNTKQHSISYTLSRTQAVIVEYTEDEGTDMFQVGRSSESPIDFVVMDTCASGSDASNEGRVAQSTISRFACRILADRSDPRIARIYAAGFDSSRNIFLGEKATKWQENREIDGLTTNGVLIMHPRGQFCGGEAQCGFWREVSVGGGVFSLRESRSAQQKGNVVEDENNILQDGTLIDLCGATLLWRSAEGLAKSPTKHNLEELVDAINAGRPQCPVGLNTLVIPRKAAADSAQQQPYVYLKCGHVQGLHDWGQEKDTATRRCPMCLVAGSVVKLSMGIEPAFYVDCGPPTYAFRPCGHMATEKTVKYWEKIAIPHGINGYIAICPFCAVPLEGTPGYVKLIFQDNVD, from the exons ATGGTGATACG aTCTGACGGTGGTAGCAGTGAAAGTCCATTACTTGTGGAAGAAGGAGAAACAGTTGGCGCACCTCACAGTCCACGCAGCAAACATAATCACAATCACACACATGCTAATCCTCATAGGTCCCACAGTTACCGCCATGAAAAACCAAAACAGCTGATAAAATATGGAGAATTAGTTATTCTTGG tTACAATGGATTCCTTCCACCAGGGGATagaggaaggagaagaagTAAGTTCATTTTGTTTAAAAGACCTGTACCAAATGGCGTGAAACGCAGTAAACATTACATCGTTAAAACACCTCATAGTTCACAAGCTATTCTTAATACAAAACAACATTCGATATCGTATACTCTTTCTCGAACACAAGCCGTTATCGTGGAGTATACCGAAGATGAAGGAACTGATATGTTTCAG gtTGGACGTTCTTCCGAATCTCCTATCGACTTTGTTGTTATGGACACATGTGCAAGCGGTAGTGACGCTTCGAACGAAGGACGCGTTGCTCAAAGTACAATTAGCAGGTTTGCCTGTCGAATTCTCGCCGATCGATCGGATCCTAGAATCGCTAGAATATATGCTGCAGGTTTTGATAGTtcaagaaatatctttttaggG GAAAAAGCAACAAAGTGGCAAGAAAATCGTGAAATTGATGGGCTCACAACAAATGGCGTTTTAATAATGCATCCGCGGGGTCAGTTTTGTGGTGGTGAAGCACAATGTGGTTTTTGGAGAGAAGTCAGCGTAGGTGGAGGAGTTTTTTCGTTAAGGGAAAGTCGAAGTGCCCAACAAAAAGGAAATGTCGTAGAAGATGAGAACAATATTCTGCAAGATGGAACTTTGATCGACCTTTGCGGTGCCACGTTACTTTGGAGATCGGCGGAAGGTCTGGCAAAGTCACCA ACAAAGCATAATTTAGAAGAACTAGTTGATGCTATAAATGCCGGAAGACCACAATGCCCCGTTGGTTTAAATACATTAGTTATACCACGTAAAGCAGCTGCAGATTCAGCACAACAGCAACCATATGTCTATTTGAAATGTGGACATGTACAAGGTCTCCATGATTGGGGTCAAGAAAAAGACACAGCCACTAGAAGATGTCCAATGTGTCTAGTAGCCGGTTCAGTAGTTAAACTTTCTATGGGAATAGAACCTGCATTTTATGTGGATTGTGGCCCGCCTACTTATGCATTTAGGCCTTGTGGACATATGGCTACAGAAAAAACTGTCAA ATATTGGGAGAAAATTGCAATTCCACATGGTATAAATGGTTATATCGCAATTTGTCCGTTTTGCGCAGTCCCTCTTGAAGGAACACCAGGATATGTAAAACTGATTTTCCAAGATAATGTAGATTGA